The bacterium genome has a segment encoding these proteins:
- a CDS encoding thiamine pyrophosphate-dependent dehydrogenase E1 component subunit alpha codes for MSSNDVNITNDIKVKLYTLMLKTRLTEERIITLYRQGRIVGGVYTGRGVEGTTVGAGLALEPEDWLFPIHRDLGAHLAKGQSVLNILLQYLGRGNSLSKGKDSGIHCSDTRLNIVGNVSHLGHMIPVAVGTAIGMRMQGKAVVTLNFIGEGGSNIGDFHEGLNFAAVQKAPFVLIIENNQYAYSTPTHKGFSAKHLSDRAIGYGIPGFHIDGTDALQVYATVKAAVERARAGKGPSLIECLSFRMVGHSAHDDAFYVDKKQMREYEKKDPIARLEHLLIKEGVLDAPALAAIHEQLGQEIEKATQSALDSPLPEAHWAAEGLYAE; via the coding sequence ATGTCATCAAATGATGTGAATATAACCAACGATATTAAAGTAAAGCTTTACACTTTGATGCTCAAGACGCGGCTTACGGAAGAACGCATCATCACTCTGTACCGACAGGGGCGCATTGTCGGTGGTGTTTATACGGGCCGCGGTGTCGAGGGCACCACGGTCGGAGCCGGATTGGCCCTTGAGCCGGAGGACTGGCTCTTTCCCATTCACCGTGATCTCGGCGCTCATCTGGCCAAGGGGCAAAGTGTCCTTAATATCCTGCTGCAGTACCTAGGCCGGGGCAACAGCCTCTCAAAAGGCAAGGATAGCGGCATCCATTGCAGCGACACCCGCCTCAATATCGTCGGAAATGTCAGCCATCTCGGTCATATGATCCCGGTCGCTGTTGGCACGGCCATCGGCATGCGCATGCAGGGTAAGGCCGTCGTCACTCTCAATTTTATCGGCGAGGGCGGCTCCAATATCGGCGATTTTCACGAAGGGCTCAATTTTGCGGCGGTGCAAAAGGCACCCTTTGTCCTGATCATCGAAAACAATCAGTACGCCTATTCAACGCCGACCCATAAGGGCTTCTCCGCTAAACATCTTTCCGACCGCGCCATCGGTTACGGCATTCCGGGATTTCATATCGACGGCACCGACGCCCTGCAGGTCTATGCCACCGTCAAGGCCGCAGTCGAACGCGCTCGCGCCGGCAAGGGGCCCAGTCTCATCGAGTGTCTGAGCTTCCGCATGGTGGGCCACTCCGCCCACGACGATGCCTTTTATGTCGACAAGAAGCAGATGAGGGAGTACGAAAAGAAGGATCCCATCGCCCGGCTGGAACACCTCCTGATCAAGGAGGGGGTGCTCGATGCCCCTGCGCTCGCCGCCATTCATGAGCAACTCGGACAGGAGATCGAAAAAGCCACCCAAAGCGCGCTCGACAGCCCCTTGCCCGAGGCCCACTGGGCCGCAGAAGGCCTCTACGCCGAATAA
- a CDS encoding dehydrogenase E1 component subunit alpha/beta → MSHGRTFSSTDLLKSYRLMLTSRMLDEKMLILLRQSKSFFHIGAAGHEAAQIGAGLVLRPGVDWAFPYYRDLAFMLSWGTTPKEILLNFLAKAEDPSSAGRQMPQHYGHKRLRIVSQSSPTGTQFLQAVGVAMGCKKSGTDELVYVSSGEGTTSQGDFYEAINWATRDKLPVLFFIEDNAFAISVPSSVQAAGTSVYEMALGYKSMHRHLVDGLDLLKVAETVAHCAELARRGKGPSLIVARTIRLFSHSSSDDQRKYRDQRELAASAAADPILRLAKLLIERSIASEEQLDALLAEVRDAVEEAAAAAEAAADPDPAHVLEHLYASSRIETVIAPEPAGVGAPVVMVDALNHALAEALEANPAMLIYGQDVADPKGGVFTVTKGLSSRFGPDRVFNSPLAESSIIGTAIGLAVRGFKPVVEIQFGDYIWTAMMQLRNEVATLRWRSAGQFACSVVIRVPVGGYIHGGLCHSQNIEGFFAHLPGLCICYPSNAADAKGLLKEAIRCEDPVLFLEHKGLYRQSYAIAPEPDSDYCLPFGVAKKLREGRHATIVTWGMLVHKALKAAERLAREGIELEILDLRTILPLDLEAIIASLARTGRLLVLHEDTLTAGFGAEIAARVADAAFEHLDAPVRRLAALDSPIPYASGLEEAVLPQLEGIIHSVRALVAY, encoded by the coding sequence GTGAGCCATGGCAGGACTTTTTCCAGCACGGATCTTTTAAAAAGCTATCGCTTGATGCTCACCAGCCGTATGCTGGATGAAAAGATGCTCATCCTGCTGCGGCAGAGTAAAAGCTTTTTTCACATCGGCGCGGCCGGACATGAGGCCGCCCAGATCGGTGCGGGCCTTGTTCTCAGACCCGGGGTGGATTGGGCGTTTCCTTACTACCGCGACCTCGCCTTCATGCTCTCCTGGGGAACAACCCCCAAAGAAATCCTGCTTAACTTTCTCGCCAAGGCGGAAGATCCCTCTTCTGCGGGCCGGCAAATGCCCCAACATTACGGGCACAAGCGGCTGCGCATCGTCTCCCAATCTAGTCCGACCGGCACCCAGTTTCTCCAGGCGGTCGGCGTGGCTATGGGCTGTAAAAAGAGCGGCACCGATGAGCTGGTCTACGTCTCCTCCGGTGAGGGGACGACCAGTCAGGGCGACTTTTACGAGGCCATCAACTGGGCGACGCGCGATAAATTGCCGGTGCTCTTTTTCATCGAAGATAATGCCTTTGCCATCTCCGTGCCGAGCTCCGTGCAGGCGGCCGGAACATCGGTCTATGAAATGGCCCTGGGCTACAAGAGCATGCACCGTCATCTAGTCGACGGACTCGATCTCCTCAAGGTGGCTGAAACCGTCGCTCACTGCGCCGAACTCGCCCGCCGCGGCAAAGGGCCGAGTTTGATCGTCGCACGCACCATCCGCCTCTTCTCCCATTCCTCCTCTGATGATCAGCGCAAGTACCGTGATCAGAGGGAGCTCGCCGCCTCGGCAGCCGCAGATCCGATCCTCAGACTGGCCAAACTGTTGATCGAGCGCAGCATCGCTTCCGAAGAGCAGCTGGACGCCCTGCTCGCCGAGGTTCGGGACGCGGTGGAGGAGGCAGCCGCTGCCGCAGAAGCAGCGGCCGACCCCGATCCAGCCCACGTGCTTGAACACCTATATGCCTCCTCGCGTATTGAGACCGTCATAGCGCCGGAACCGGCCGGCGTCGGCGCTCCGGTTGTGATGGTGGACGCTCTCAATCACGCCCTGGCCGAAGCGCTGGAGGCCAATCCCGCGATGCTGATCTATGGTCAGGATGTCGCCGATCCCAAGGGCGGCGTTTTCACGGTTACTAAGGGACTTTCCAGCCGCTTTGGTCCGGATCGTGTCTTCAATTCCCCGCTCGCGGAGTCGAGCATAATCGGAACCGCGATCGGCCTGGCGGTGCGTGGCTTCAAGCCGGTGGTCGAGATCCAGTTCGGCGATTACATCTGGACTGCCATGATGCAGCTTCGCAATGAGGTGGCAACCCTGCGCTGGCGTTCGGCCGGCCAATTTGCGTGCTCTGTCGTTATCCGCGTCCCTGTGGGCGGCTACATTCACGGCGGCTTGTGCCACAGCCAGAACATCGAGGGGTTTTTCGCGCACCTTCCTGGCCTCTGTATTTGCTACCCCAGCAATGCCGCGGACGCCAAAGGGCTGCTCAAGGAGGCCATCCGCTGCGAAGATCCGGTCCTTTTTCTGGAGCATAAGGGGCTTTACCGCCAAAGTTATGCGATCGCTCCCGAACCGGATTCAGACTATTGCCTTCCCTTTGGCGTCGCCAAAAAGCTTCGGGAGGGCCGTCACGCCACCATTGTCACCTGGGGAATGCTGGTTCACAAGGCGCTGAAGGCCGCTGAGCGACTGGCAAGGGAAGGAATCGAACTGGAAATCCTCGATCTGCGCACCATTCTGCCTCTCGACCTTGAGGCGATCATCGCATCGCTCGCCAGGACCGGCCGCCTCCTTGTCCTCCATGAGGATACCCTGACGGCCGGCTTTGGGGCCGAAATCGCTGCCCGCGTTGCAGATGCCGCCTTTGAGCATCTCGATGCGCCGGTGCGACGTCTCGCAGCTCTCGATTCGCCCATTCCGTACGCCAGCGGCCTTGAGGAGGCCGTGTTGCCGCAGTTGGAAGGGATCATTCATTCTGTACGAGCCCTGGTCGCTTATTGA
- the lpdA gene encoding dihydrolipoyl dehydrogenase: MEKFDLVVIGSGPGGYVAAIRAAQLGLKTAVVEKAELGGICLNWGCIPTKALLHSATLLNHIRHAADFGILAADPEVDFSRVIKHSRSVASRLSKGIEFLFRKNKIAVLAGTALITAPGKIKVTAADQSEQTIETKDMIIATGARARAIPGVTFDGEQIISSREAMVLDKLPTSLIIIGAGAIGVEFAYFFATLGTKVTLVEMLPHILPIEDAEAVEVVAKAFKKMGITILTGTRVEQVEKGGASVRIHTSGGAGNQILEGEKALVAIGVQGNVENLGLEALGVKIDRGHIVVDKKNYRTHVNGIYAIGDVIGPPWLAHVASAEGIAAAEGIAGHPVTPVDYENIPGCTYCQPQVASVGLTEEKAREQGLDIKIGRFPIRANGKSMAMGETEGFAKLIFDARYGELIGAHLVGAEATELLAELNLGKTLETTADEIMHTMHAHPTISEIIKEAAEDAYGHAIHI, from the coding sequence ATGGAAAAATTTGATCTGGTGGTAATCGGTTCCGGCCCGGGTGGCTATGTCGCCGCTATCCGCGCCGCCCAACTGGGCTTGAAGACCGCGGTCGTCGAAAAAGCCGAACTGGGCGGCATCTGCCTCAATTGGGGCTGCATTCCGACCAAAGCCCTACTCCATAGTGCCACCTTGCTGAACCATATCCGGCATGCAGCCGATTTTGGCATCCTGGCCGCCGACCCTGAGGTCGACTTTTCCCGAGTTATCAAACACAGTCGGAGTGTAGCATCGCGTCTTTCCAAGGGAATCGAATTTCTCTTCCGCAAGAACAAGATTGCTGTGCTCGCTGGCACCGCCCTGATCACGGCCCCCGGCAAAATCAAGGTGACGGCTGCAGACCAGAGCGAGCAGACCATCGAGACCAAAGACATGATTATCGCCACCGGCGCACGTGCGCGTGCCATTCCAGGGGTGACCTTCGACGGCGAGCAGATCATCAGCAGCCGCGAGGCCATGGTCCTTGACAAACTGCCCACGAGTCTGATCATCATCGGCGCTGGAGCGATCGGTGTCGAGTTTGCCTATTTCTTCGCCACGCTGGGAACCAAGGTGACCCTGGTGGAGATGCTCCCGCATATCCTGCCCATCGAGGATGCGGAAGCGGTGGAAGTCGTCGCCAAAGCCTTTAAAAAGATGGGCATTACGATCCTCACCGGGACCCGGGTGGAACAAGTCGAAAAGGGGGGAGCCAGCGTTCGCATCCACACCAGCGGCGGCGCCGGCAACCAGATCCTCGAGGGCGAAAAAGCCCTGGTCGCCATCGGCGTACAGGGTAACGTTGAGAATCTCGGCCTCGAAGCCCTTGGCGTCAAGATCGACCGCGGCCATATTGTCGTCGATAAGAAGAACTATCGCACCCATGTCAACGGTATCTACGCCATCGGTGACGTGATCGGACCGCCCTGGCTGGCCCATGTCGCCTCGGCGGAGGGCATCGCCGCTGCGGAAGGCATTGCCGGCCATCCGGTTACCCCGGTCGATTATGAGAACATCCCCGGCTGCACCTACTGTCAGCCCCAGGTGGCCAGTGTCGGCCTGACCGAAGAAAAAGCGCGCGAGCAGGGCCTCGACATCAAGATCGGCCGTTTTCCTATCCGCGCCAACGGTAAATCGATGGCTATGGGAGAAACCGAAGGTTTCGCGAAGCTGATCTTTGACGCCCGATACGGCGAGCTCATCGGTGCCCACCTGGTCGGCGCCGAGGCCACCGAACTCCTCGCCGAACTGAATCTGGGCAAGACCCTTGAAACGACGGCCGATGAGATCATGCATACCATGCATGCTCATCCCACTATCTCCGAAATTATCAAGGAAGCGGCGGAAGACGCCTATGGCCATGCAATTCATATCTAA
- a CDS encoding alpha-ketoacid dehydrogenase subunit beta — protein MAEITYLQAITDALREEMQRDPRVFLLGEDIGIYGGAFKVTKGLIDTFGEERVMDTPISEAAIIGVAVGAALAGMRPIAEMQFADFITSGFSQLVTNAATLHYRYGTAVPMVVRAPSGGGIHGGAFHSKNPEAWFVHQPGLKVVAPATAYDAKGLLKSAVRDDNPVLYFENKFLYRRIKEEIDPATEVLVPLGEARTVRQGSAAVIITYGAMLHAALEAADGLAAEGIEVTILDLRSLQPLDIEAILESVRRTNRVVIVHEANLTGGIGGEIAALISEYAFEELDAPIKRVAGLDTPTPYAPVMEEYWRPNAAKIARAVHDVVRF, from the coding sequence ATGGCCGAAATCACCTATTTGCAAGCCATCACCGATGCCCTGCGCGAAGAGATGCAGCGCGATCCCCGCGTTTTCCTGCTCGGCGAAGATATCGGTATTTACGGCGGTGCCTTCAAGGTCACTAAAGGGTTGATCGATACGTTTGGTGAAGAACGGGTGATGGATACGCCGATCTCAGAGGCAGCGATCATCGGGGTGGCCGTGGGTGCCGCCCTCGCCGGCATGCGCCCGATTGCCGAAATGCAGTTCGCCGACTTTATCACCTCCGGCTTCAGCCAACTGGTCACCAACGCTGCAACCCTGCACTACCGCTACGGTACCGCGGTGCCGATGGTCGTGCGCGCCCCCTCCGGCGGCGGCATTCATGGCGGCGCCTTTCATTCCAAAAATCCTGAAGCCTGGTTTGTCCACCAGCCCGGCCTCAAGGTCGTGGCGCCGGCCACCGCGTATGATGCCAAAGGACTGTTGAAGAGTGCAGTGCGCGACGATAATCCTGTCCTCTATTTCGAGAACAAGTTCCTGTACCGGCGCATCAAGGAGGAGATCGACCCCGCCACGGAGGTCCTGGTCCCGCTCGGAGAAGCGAGAACCGTTCGCCAGGGAAGTGCAGCAGTGATCATCACCTACGGAGCCATGCTTCATGCTGCTCTTGAAGCCGCTGATGGACTGGCCGCTGAAGGAATCGAGGTGACCATCCTCGATCTGCGCTCCCTGCAACCCCTGGACATCGAGGCGATCCTCGAGAGCGTCAGGCGCACCAACCGGGTCGTCATCGTTCATGAAGCCAACCTCACCGGCGGAATCGGGGGCGAGATCGCCGCCCTGATCTCGGAGTACGCCTTCGAGGAACTGGACGCCCCCATCAAACGCGTCGCAGGTCTCGATACCCCGACCCCCTACGCGCCGGTGATGGAGGAGTACTGGCGACCGAACGCCGCCAAGATCGCCCGGGCGGTGCACGATGTGGTGCGCTTTTAA